The following are encoded in a window of Haliotis asinina isolate JCU_RB_2024 chromosome 14, JCU_Hal_asi_v2, whole genome shotgun sequence genomic DNA:
- the LOC137261024 gene encoding uncharacterized protein has translation MATSTISENDGGKTERLERECRTEQTVYISEEMERWKRLRNSLGLKEKDNPVVAKYLLDLYSNVGSKAVQLNNPSSWSPPGSPGRVTDSIVEETRKKRIEDVASKIKKRKLNDCQDSPSTVSDPPPVSTMGSAVSSHIVFKELDTHSILVMSRHPVVDLVNDQQILHLDAAMTLSQENSRKWRQFCAANRDGKTSVLPGLYQLWQENKYLDAVLVVNRHRVALHKILLIGASPVLSGEFGHEPIHDMNEYRLEIDNIEMNNTVLVSLVRYLYTGLLVCSPRQQMALHRLARLLKIERLCAMCNKVKHAGSSDRKSVGQALHKGHNEQDKGGSMSVDIPVSSGHSGFLLGNGQALSSNRSLRREMPSHTGDNVSNGCSG, from the exons ATGGCGACATCTACGATAAGCGAAAACGATGGAGGTAAAACGGAAAGACTGGAAAGAGAGTGTCGTACTGAGCAAACGGTGTACATATCTGAGGAAATGGAGCGATGGAAGCGTTTAAGAAATAGCCTGGGTTTGAAAGAAAAGGACAACCCAGTTGTTGCGAAGTACTTGCTGGATTTGTACAG CAACGTGGGAAGTAAAGCTGTGCAGCTGAACAACCCTTCCAGCTGGTCTCCCCCAGGCTCACCAGGCCGAGTCACTGACTCGATTGTAGAGGAAACGCGGAAGAAAAGAATTGAGGATGTtgcatcaaaaattaaaaaaagaaag CTGAATGACTGTCAAGATTCTCCATCCACTGTGTCAGACCCACCTCCTGTCTCCACCATGGGCAGTGCTGTGTCAAGCCACATTGTGTTCAAGGAGTTGGACACACATTCAATTCTTGTGATGTCCAGACACCCTGTGGTCGACCTGGTCAACGACCAACAGATCCTGCACCTGGATGCTGCCATGACACTGTCTCAAG AAAACAGTCGTAAATGGAGACAGTTTTGTGCTGCCAACCGTGATGGGAAGACCAGCGTCCTGCCTGGACTGTACCAGCTGTGGCAAGAGAACAAGTACCTGGATGCTGTCCTGGTGGTCAACAGACACAGAGTCGCT CTTCACAAGATCCTGCTCATTGGGGCCTCACCAGTACTAAGTGGCGAGTTTGGACATGAGCCGATCCATGATATGAATGAGTACAGACTAGAAATAGACAACATTGAAATGAACAACACTGTTTTGGTGTCACTTGTACGCTATCTATACACTGGACTGCTAGTGTGTAGTCCACGCCAACAAATGGCATTGCATAGGCTGGCTAGACTACTAAAGATTGAAAGGTTGTGTGCCATGTGCAACAAAGTGAAGCATGCTGGGAGTTCAGACAGGAAGTCAGTGGGGCAGGCATTACACAAGGgtcacaatgaacaagacaaggGAGGAAGCATGTCGGTTGACATCCCTGTCAGTAGTGGACACAGTGGATTTCTGTTGGGGAATGGACAAGCACTAAGCAGTAACAGATCGCTCAGGAGAGAAATGCCATCCCACACTGGTGACAATGTTAGTAATGGCTGTTCAGGATGA
- the LOC137261035 gene encoding uncharacterized protein, with product MASPTVLKKIVSTKFDTDDFPPELQWFSPPNSYQSKTDNGTGLKLNMDPQTDFWQRTYYVPELRKDDGHFLYTVIKDDKVYAETEFEVLSTNKFDQAGLMLRLDGDHWVKTGLEYSEGAWQLSCVVTNYNSDWSTTKWGSSKLTLRLYRLEDSVVVERKDPTSDNWEFIRIAHLNNPNKADVKIGLFACEPDTKPGSSVIFKYLNINETDGFHHTNA from the exons ATGGCGAGCCCAACAGTCCTGAAGAAAATCGTCTCAACAAAATTTGACACGGATGACTTTCCTCCTGAATTACAGTGGTTTTCACCTCCGAACTCATACCAATCCAAAACCGACAATGGCACAGGGCTCAAGCTAAATATG GATCCCCAAACCGACTTCTGGCAGAG AACATACTATGTTCCTGAGCTGCGAAAGGACGATGGTCACTTCCTGTACACGGTGATAAAGGATGATAAAGTTTATGCGGAGACTGAGTTTGAGGTGCTCAGTACCAACAAGTTTGATCAG GCGGGGCTGATGTTGAGGCTGGACGGAGATCACTGGGTGAAAACT GGTCTGGAGTATTCTGAAGGGGCGTGGCAACTGAGTTGTGTTGTGACCAACTACAACAGTGATTGGTCTACCACGAAGTGGGGTAGCAGCAAGCTCACCCTTCGTCTCTACAGACTTGAGGACAGTGTTGTG GTGGAGAGGAAAGACCCAACTTCTGACAATTGGGAGTTCATCCGTATAGCTCATCTCAACAACCCCAACAAAGCAGACGTCAAGATTGGCTTGTTTGCGTGTGAGCCAGACACTAAACCAGGGTCTTCTGTCATCTTCAAGTACCTCAACATCAACGAGACTGATGGCTTTCACCACACCAATGCTTGA